The Bradyrhizobium sp. WBAH42 genome includes a window with the following:
- a CDS encoding DUF3147 family protein translates to MLVKLSTSALKQTRWYEYAIRFLLGGGATVLAGVIGSKFGTAVGGLFLALPAVFCASATLIESHERHAKEKAGLSGRRRGQKAAALDATGAALGSIGLAAFAAIFYAIIEASAVFAFIFALTVWAIVSVSAWWLRRKLRIVSHTSRRSGHSPSATGSRYAKP, encoded by the coding sequence GTACGAGTACGCCATTCGCTTCCTGCTCGGCGGCGGTGCCACGGTGCTCGCGGGCGTTATCGGCTCGAAGTTCGGCACAGCCGTCGGCGGGCTCTTTCTTGCTCTTCCGGCCGTCTTCTGCGCCAGCGCGACACTGATCGAAAGCCACGAGCGTCACGCCAAGGAGAAGGCCGGCTTGAGCGGGCGCCGTCGCGGGCAGAAGGCGGCGGCGCTCGATGCCACAGGCGCCGCACTCGGCAGCATCGGCCTCGCCGCGTTCGCCGCCATCTTCTATGCCATCATCGAGGCAAGCGCCGTATTCGCTTTCATCTTCGCGCTGACGGTCTGGGCCATCGTTTCCGTGTCGGCGTGGTGGCTCAGGCGCAAGCTTCGCATTGTCTCCCACACATCGCGCCGATCAGGCCATTCGCCGTCGGCAACGGGCTCTCGCTACGCGAAGCCCTAG